One genomic window of Roseobacter ponti includes the following:
- a CDS encoding RtcB family protein produces the protein MTETQITSDTLKSWGHLPGRAFGQALEMAQAAAAAGDDLSAIRDRIEVLKPAPVTPLQNAGDVPFHFNIEASDDPDEVKNLGQVRETMMAVMRTPTVVSAAVMPDACPAGPVGTIPVGGVVAARNAIHPGMHSADICCSVMMTDMGNADPKAVLDAAEQITHFGPGGRANGRRYTLSQKLMDAFRENPFLNNPKILRMAVEHLGTQGDGNHFLFVGRSRATGRTAMITHHGSRGPGAVLYKLGMQVAERFRRELSPDTLKQNAWIPADTQEGRDYWAALQLIRKWTKANHNALHQATVEGAKAQPGERFWNEHNFVFRRDDLYFHGKGATPAWGDYAQDATGLTLIPLNMSEPVLVVRGKDADHGLGFSPHGAGRNFSRSEHKRRMGDVTAQQALEAETAGLDIRFPAGGIDASELPSSYKDAASVVAQIDKFGLADIEDYIDPYGCMMAGDIPPFWMERKKRRRR, from the coding sequence ATGACTGAAACACAGATTACATCCGATACACTGAAATCCTGGGGGCACCTGCCCGGCAGGGCCTTTGGGCAGGCGCTGGAAATGGCGCAGGCTGCCGCGGCGGCAGGCGATGACCTGAGCGCGATCCGGGATCGGATTGAGGTGCTGAAACCCGCCCCTGTCACGCCGTTGCAAAACGCGGGCGATGTGCCGTTTCATTTCAACATTGAGGCGTCGGACGACCCTGACGAGGTGAAAAACCTCGGCCAGGTGCGCGAGACGATGATGGCGGTGATGCGCACGCCGACCGTGGTGTCGGCGGCCGTGATGCCGGACGCCTGTCCGGCAGGGCCGGTGGGTACGATCCCTGTGGGCGGTGTGGTGGCGGCGCGTAACGCGATCCATCCGGGCATGCATTCGGCCGACATCTGCTGTTCGGTGATGATGACCGATATGGGCAATGCCGATCCGAAAGCGGTGCTGGATGCTGCTGAACAGATCACGCATTTCGGTCCCGGCGGGCGGGCGAACGGGCGGCGTTATACGCTGTCGCAAAAGCTGATGGATGCGTTTCGGGAGAACCCGTTTCTGAACAACCCGAAAATCCTGCGCATGGCGGTGGAACATCTGGGCACCCAGGGTGACGGCAACCATTTTCTGTTTGTCGGGCGGTCGCGCGCGACCGGTCGGACGGCGATGATTACCCACCACGGCTCACGCGGGCCGGGGGCGGTGCTCTATAAGCTGGGAATGCAGGTGGCCGAGCGGTTCCGCAGAGAACTCTCGCCCGACACGCTGAAGCAAAATGCCTGGATTCCGGCGGATACTCAGGAGGGCCGTGACTACTGGGCGGCACTGCAGCTCATCCGCAAGTGGACCAAAGCCAACCACAACGCGCTGCATCAGGCGACGGTGGAGGGTGCAAAGGCGCAGCCAGGAGAGCGGTTCTGGAATGAGCACAACTTCGTCTTCCGCCGCGATGACCTGTATTTTCACGGCAAGGGGGCAACCCCCGCCTGGGGTGATTACGCTCAGGATGCGACGGGGCTGACGCTGATTCCGCTCAATATGTCTGAGCCGGTTCTTGTCGTGCGTGGCAAGGATGCCGATCACGGGTTGGGGTTCTCGCCGCATGGCGCGGGGCGCAACTTCTCGCGCTCCGAGCACAAGCGGCGCATGGGCGATGTCACAGCGCAGCAGGCGCTGGAGGCGGAGACCGCAGGGCTTGATATCCGCTTTCCCGCAGGCGGTATCGATGCCTCGGAGCTGCCTTCGTCTTATAAAGACGCGGCGTCGGTGGTGGCGCAGATCGACAAATTCGGTCTGGCGGATATCGAGGATTACATCGACCCTTACGGGTGTATGATGGCCGGCGATATCCCGCCTTTCTGGATGGAGCGCAAGAAAAGGCGCCGCAGATAA
- the urtC gene encoding urea ABC transporter permease subunit UrtC — protein MRKSFIAENPSVLWFLLALSGFTLGVVVLSEAGGVAVISTSFVKTLGKTLCLCLIAVAMDVVWGYCGILSLGHFAFFGIGGYAIGMWLMYARTEAIVLESLASQVIPPTPQEISDAIGNQIFGVVGSSEFPMIWAFADSLFLQLAMVVVVPGLLALVFGWLAFRSRVTGVYLSILTQAMTLALALYLFQNDSGLRGNNGLSGLQNIPGYESTPQATISIVFFLASAFALGTGYVFFAWLVSGKMGSVVKGIRDNEARVRFLGYNVESYKLLIFTVTAIISGIAGALYYPQAGIINPGEIAPIASIYLAVWVAIGGRGRLYGAVIGAAVVSLLSSWFTGGGAPDINLGFYTIQWTDWWLVLLGLSFVAVTLFFPKGIGGLFDYLVRKQQ, from the coding sequence ATGCGCAAATCCTTCATTGCTGAAAACCCTTCCGTTCTGTGGTTCCTGCTGGCCCTCTCGGGTTTCACCCTTGGCGTGGTGGTGCTGTCCGAGGCCGGCGGCGTCGCCGTGATATCGACATCCTTTGTCAAAACGCTGGGCAAGACGCTGTGCCTGTGCCTGATCGCGGTGGCGATGGACGTGGTCTGGGGCTACTGCGGCATCCTCAGCCTCGGCCATTTCGCCTTTTTCGGGATCGGTGGCTATGCCATCGGGATGTGGCTGATGTATGCACGCACCGAAGCCATTGTGCTCGAAAGCCTCGCGTCACAGGTTATCCCGCCGACACCGCAGGAAATCTCGGATGCCATCGGAAATCAGATTTTCGGCGTAGTGGGCAGCTCTGAGTTCCCGATGATCTGGGCCTTTGCCGACAGCCTCTTTCTGCAGCTTGCGATGGTGGTTGTGGTGCCCGGCCTGCTGGCGCTGGTCTTTGGCTGGCTTGCTTTCCGGAGCCGAGTCACGGGTGTCTATCTGTCGATCCTCACCCAGGCGATGACCCTGGCGCTTGCCCTTTATCTCTTTCAGAACGACAGCGGTTTGCGCGGCAACAACGGTCTCTCGGGTCTGCAGAACATCCCCGGTTATGAGAGCACGCCACAGGCCACGATCTCGATCGTTTTCTTTCTGGCCTCGGCTTTCGCCCTCGGAACGGGGTACGTGTTCTTTGCCTGGCTCGTGTCGGGTAAAATGGGCAGCGTGGTCAAAGGCATTCGCGATAACGAGGCGCGCGTCCGGTTCCTTGGCTACAACGTCGAGAGCTACAAACTGCTGATTTTCACCGTCACGGCAATCATTTCCGGCATCGCGGGCGCGCTCTATTACCCGCAGGCCGGGATCATCAACCCCGGCGAGATCGCGCCCATCGCCTCGATTTACCTCGCGGTCTGGGTGGCGATCGGCGGCCGCGGGCGGCTTTATGGTGCGGTGATCGGGGCCGCGGTGGTCTCGCTGTTGTCGAGCTGGTTCACCGGGGGCGGTGCGCCCGACATCAATCTGGGGTTCTACACCATTCAGTGGACGGACTGGTGGCTGGTGCTGCTGGGGCTGTCTTTTGTCGCGGTCACGCTCTTTTTCCCCAAAGGCATCGGCGGACTTTTTGATTACCTGGTGAGGAAGCAGCAATGA
- the rtcR gene encoding RNA repair transcriptional activator RtcR, which translates to MKKNVVLGFLGTNLDAGKRRRWRPSVQICQHPDFPIDRLELIYSRRWQGLAEKVKSDINAASPGTEVLLQLINVRDPWDFEEVYGAMFDFARGYGFDEEREDYHVHLTTGTHVAQICWFLLTEARHVPARLVQTGPPRGEDPGPGSYQIVDLDLSRYNLLQQRFDTVSREYSTLLKGGVETRNEAFNAMIDRMEVVTSGSDAPLLLMGPTGTGKSDLAARLYELKLQRRRIKGRLVHVNCSTLRGERAMSTLFGHRRQAGAGGVSDRRGLLQEADGGVLFLDEIDELGLDEQAMILHAVETGKYLPLGSDYEVTSRFHLIAGSGQDLAESVAAGRFRADLFARLNLWTFRLPALHDRPEDIEPNIVHELDRVEKLLGTRISFNADAHARYLRFATDPGTLWPGNFRDLGASVQRLCTLAPRGRITTRMVDEEIVTLKTTWAVAGADPDMQLLTDHLGAQAQDIDAFDRVQLATVIRTCRQSASLSAAGRTLFAASRAAKKSRNDADRLRKYLEKFGLDWAQCRS; encoded by the coding sequence ATGAAGAAAAACGTGGTGCTTGGCTTTCTCGGGACGAATCTCGACGCAGGAAAAAGACGTCGGTGGAGACCCTCTGTGCAGATCTGCCAGCACCCGGATTTTCCGATCGACCGGCTGGAGCTGATCTACAGCCGCCGGTGGCAGGGGCTGGCCGAAAAAGTAAAATCCGACATAAACGCGGCCAGCCCCGGCACCGAAGTCCTGCTGCAGCTTATCAATGTGCGCGACCCCTGGGATTTTGAGGAAGTTTACGGCGCGATGTTCGATTTCGCGCGCGGCTACGGCTTTGATGAAGAACGCGAAGACTATCATGTGCACCTGACCACCGGCACCCATGTGGCACAGATCTGCTGGTTCCTGCTGACCGAGGCGCGGCACGTTCCGGCGAGGCTGGTGCAGACCGGACCGCCGCGTGGCGAAGACCCGGGACCCGGATCCTATCAGATCGTCGATCTGGATCTGTCGCGCTACAACCTTCTGCAGCAGCGTTTTGACACGGTCTCGCGGGAATACAGCACACTCCTGAAAGGCGGCGTCGAGACACGCAACGAGGCGTTCAACGCCATGATTGACCGCATGGAAGTGGTGACCTCCGGTTCCGACGCGCCTTTGCTGCTGATGGGCCCGACAGGCACCGGGAAATCGGATCTGGCGGCCCGGCTCTACGAGCTCAAGCTGCAACGCCGTCGCATCAAGGGGCGTCTGGTGCACGTCAACTGCTCGACCCTGCGCGGGGAACGCGCCATGTCCACGCTCTTCGGGCATCGGCGACAGGCGGGTGCGGGCGGAGTTTCTGACAGGCGGGGGCTCTTGCAGGAAGCCGATGGCGGAGTGCTTTTCCTTGATGAAATCGACGAACTTGGTCTCGATGAACAGGCGATGATCCTGCACGCTGTCGAAACCGGAAAATATCTCCCGCTGGGCTCTGACTACGAGGTGACCAGCCGTTTCCACCTGATTGCGGGATCAGGTCAGGACCTGGCAGAAAGCGTGGCTGCGGGCCGGTTCCGCGCCGACCTTTTTGCACGTCTGAACCTCTGGACTTTCCGCCTGCCGGCGCTACACGACCGGCCCGAAGATATCGAACCCAACATCGTGCATGAGCTTGACCGGGTGGAGAAGCTGCTGGGCACCCGCATATCTTTCAACGCCGATGCCCATGCGCGATATCTTCGCTTTGCGACCGATCCCGGCACACTCTGGCCGGGAAATTTCCGCGATCTCGGCGCTTCAGTGCAACGGCTTTGTACTCTTGCGCCGCGCGGGCGGATCACCACCCGGATGGTCGATGAGGAAATCGTGACCCTGAAAACCACATGGGCTGTTGCAGGTGCCGACCCGGATATGCAGTTGCTGACCGATCATCTGGGTGCGCAGGCGCAGGACATTGACGCCTTTGACCGGGTTCAGCTTGCCACAGTCATCCGCACCTGCCGTCAGAGCGCCAGCCTCAGTGCCGCGGGGCGCACGCTTTTCGCGGCCTCGCGTGCTGCAAAAAAGAGCCGCAACGATGCGGACAGACTGCGTAAATATCTTGAAAAGTTCGGTCTGGACTGGGCGCAGTGCCGATCCTGA
- the urtE gene encoding urea ABC transporter ATP-binding subunit UrtE: MLEAKDLSLKYGQSQILHEVSLTAGQGEVTAVMGMNGVGKTSLLKAISGRHGYFVGEIRVGGQVLNHPTAFEAARAGVAYVPQGREVFPMMSVMENLETGFACLPREAHGVPDEIFELFPVLREMAGRRGGDLSGGQQQQLAIARALITRPKVLLLDEPTEGIQPNIIQQIGHTIRHLRDKGEMAIVLVEQNADFAWRFADRFVHIRRGHVTRSVEKTAYSNAGLLEDLAL, encoded by the coding sequence ATGCTTGAGGCAAAGGATCTTTCGCTGAAATACGGGCAGAGCCAGATCCTGCATGAGGTGTCGCTGACGGCCGGGCAGGGTGAGGTCACCGCCGTAATGGGCATGAACGGGGTGGGCAAAACCAGCCTGCTCAAAGCCATCTCCGGCCGGCACGGGTATTTTGTCGGTGAAATCCGGGTGGGGGGGCAGGTGCTGAACCATCCGACCGCCTTTGAGGCGGCGCGCGCGGGTGTGGCCTATGTACCGCAGGGGCGCGAGGTTTTCCCGATGATGAGCGTCATGGAAAACCTCGAGACCGGCTTTGCCTGCCTGCCTCGCGAGGCGCATGGCGTGCCGGACGAGATTTTTGAGCTCTTCCCGGTGCTGCGCGAGATGGCAGGGCGGCGCGGGGGCGACCTGTCCGGCGGCCAGCAACAGCAGCTTGCGATAGCGCGCGCTCTGATCACCCGACCGAAAGTGCTTTTGTTAGATGAGCCCACAGAAGGCATCCAGCCCAATATTATCCAGCAGATCGGGCATACGATCCGGCACCTGCGCGACAAGGGTGAGATGGCGATTGTGCTGGTGGAGCAGAACGCGGATTTCGCCTGGCGCTTTGCCGACCGGTTCGTGCACATCCGCCGCGGCCATGTAACCCGGTCGGTTGAAAAGACCGCCTATTCAAATGCGGGGCTGCTGGAGGATCTGGCGCTTTAG
- the urtD gene encoding urea ABC transporter ATP-binding protein UrtD produces MTTLLEVSGVSVTFDGFRAINNLSVQFAEAELRAIIGPNGAGKTTFMDIVTGKTRPDEGRVIWGERNISLLGLSESQIAQEGIGRKFQKPTVFEDQTVRRNLAMALKNPRGPFAVILHRKTAQNAARIEEIAEETGLSDQLTRTAGELSHGQKQWLEIGMLLAQDPRLLLVDEPAAGMTVEEREKTTDILKRAAETRAVVVVEHDMEFVRRLNCKVTVLHEGSVLAEGSLDHVTSDKTVIDVYLGRSDA; encoded by the coding sequence ATGACAACACTGCTCGAGGTTTCCGGCGTCTCCGTCACCTTCGACGGGTTCCGCGCGATCAACAACCTGTCGGTACAGTTCGCCGAGGCAGAGCTGCGCGCCATCATCGGGCCGAATGGCGCGGGTAAGACGACCTTCATGGATATCGTGACCGGCAAGACCAGACCCGACGAAGGGAGGGTGATCTGGGGCGAACGGAATATCTCTCTGCTCGGTCTTTCAGAAAGCCAGATCGCACAGGAGGGTATCGGGCGCAAGTTTCAGAAACCCACTGTGTTCGAGGATCAGACAGTGCGCCGGAACCTTGCAATGGCCCTGAAAAATCCGCGTGGGCCTTTCGCTGTGATCCTGCATCGCAAGACTGCGCAGAACGCCGCGCGCATCGAGGAAATCGCAGAAGAAACCGGACTGTCGGATCAGCTTACACGCACCGCCGGGGAGCTCAGTCACGGGCAGAAGCAGTGGCTTGAGATTGGCATGCTGCTGGCCCAGGATCCGCGCCTGCTGCTTGTCGATGAGCCGGCAGCGGGCATGACAGTCGAGGAGCGTGAGAAGACCACCGATATTCTCAAACGCGCGGCCGAAACGCGCGCCGTGGTTGTGGTGGAGCATGATATGGAGTTTGTGCGGCGGTTGAACTGCAAGGTGACGGTTCTGCACGAAGGATCGGTTCTGGCCGAAGGCAGCCTTGATCATGTGACCAGCGACAAGACGGTGATCGACGTCTATCTCGGGCGCTCCGATGCTTGA
- a CDS encoding RNA-binding protein yields the protein MANKSVFASIKGRLLPAADTLNAAGAPAYTLTDAHALAQVAMTGTFGETFYQDPMQELSRTLALANRVDASFLAKTAIYVRKNGHMKDMPAFLLAALAGRDPVLFCAAFGRVVDNGRMLRTFVQIMRSGQTGRKSLGSAPKRMVSVWLNEASDRALLQANVGNDPSLADVIKMVHPKPASPAREALFAWIIGKPCDVALLPSQLQDYLWFKETGRGAVPDVPFQMLTQLPLTPKHWGQIAKNASWQMTRMNLNTFQRHGVLEMRNIRRLVAARLRDPALIAKARVFPYQLMTAYQALSPEIPEEIREALHDAMELSVANVPVLPGQVVICPDVSGSMSGAVTGYRKGATTATRFVDVAALVAAAILRRNPSATVLPFELTVRDTRLEPRDTILTNAARLADEWGGGTNCAAPLDWLLERGRNPDLVIMVSDNQSWAHAQAGNRGTLMMQRWEVLKRRNANARLVCIDIAPYGTTQAPEREDVLNIGGFSDTVFDQIAAFAAGTLGAAHWVGRINETEL from the coding sequence ATGGCAAACAAATCCGTGTTTGCATCGATCAAAGGCCGGTTGCTGCCCGCAGCTGATACGCTCAACGCTGCGGGAGCGCCGGCCTATACGCTGACCGATGCACATGCCCTGGCGCAGGTCGCAATGACCGGTACCTTCGGCGAAACATTCTATCAGGATCCGATGCAGGAGCTGAGCCGCACGCTTGCGCTTGCAAACCGGGTGGATGCATCCTTCCTCGCGAAAACCGCCATTTATGTCCGCAAAAACGGGCATATGAAGGATATGCCGGCGTTTCTGCTGGCAGCTCTGGCGGGGCGTGATCCGGTGCTCTTCTGCGCGGCCTTCGGCCGTGTCGTGGACAATGGCAGGATGCTGCGAACCTTCGTGCAGATCATGCGGTCGGGTCAGACGGGGCGAAAATCGCTCGGCTCTGCGCCGAAGCGGATGGTATCTGTTTGGCTCAATGAGGCGTCCGACCGGGCGCTTTTGCAGGCGAACGTCGGCAACGACCCCTCGCTGGCGGATGTCATTAAGATGGTGCACCCGAAACCGGCATCACCGGCGCGTGAAGCGCTTTTTGCCTGGATTATCGGAAAGCCGTGTGACGTCGCTCTTCTGCCGTCTCAGCTGCAGGATTACCTGTGGTTCAAAGAGACCGGCAGGGGGGCCGTGCCGGATGTGCCGTTTCAGATGCTGACGCAACTGCCTCTGACCCCGAAACACTGGGGACAGATCGCAAAAAACGCGTCCTGGCAGATGACCCGGATGAACCTGAACACGTTTCAGCGTCACGGGGTTCTGGAGATGCGCAACATACGGCGTCTTGTGGCCGCACGGCTGCGGGATCCTGCACTGATCGCAAAGGCACGGGTTTTCCCGTACCAGCTGATGACAGCGTATCAGGCCCTGTCGCCGGAGATCCCTGAGGAGATCCGAGAGGCACTGCACGATGCGATGGAGCTGTCAGTTGCCAATGTGCCGGTGCTGCCGGGGCAGGTGGTTATCTGCCCGGATGTCTCCGGGTCGATGTCGGGCGCTGTGACTGGTTACCGTAAAGGGGCCACCACAGCGACGCGGTTTGTAGATGTCGCGGCCCTTGTGGCTGCTGCGATCCTGCGCCGGAATCCGTCCGCCACTGTGCTGCCTTTTGAGCTGACGGTGCGTGATACGCGTCTTGAGCCGCGGGACACGATCCTGACGAACGCTGCACGCCTGGCGGATGAGTGGGGCGGCGGGACGAACTGTGCCGCACCGCTCGACTGGCTGCTGGAACGCGGGCGCAACCCTGATCTGGTGATCATGGTCTCTGATAATCAGTCCTGGGCTCATGCTCAGGCCGGTAACCGGGGCACTTTGATGATGCAGAGATGGGAGGTGCTGAAGCGGCGCAATGCAAATGCCCGGCTCGTGTGCATCGATATCGCCCCTTACGGGACGACGCAGGCGCCGGAGCGTGAGGACGTGCTGAACATCGGCGGGTTTTCGGACACGGTCTTTGACCAGATCGCGGCATTTGCTGCGGGAACACTCGGGGCGGCCCACTGGGTCGGCCGGATCAATGAGACAGAACTGTAA